The genomic region CACTCGAAAATGATGACAAAACGTTCAATGCGCCTGAGACACTTGCCGTGTGCCAGCGCTTGGGATTGCCCATGGTACTGGATATCCATCACCATTGGGTGAACAACGAAGGAGAACAGGCATGGGATCTGTGGCCTGATATTCTAAAGACCTGGCAGTCACCGCTTGCCCAGGCAGATTCACCGGCTGATCAGCCATTGCCACCCAAAATCCATGTCTCCAGTCCAAAGAGTGAGAAGGATCTGCGAGGTCATGCCGATGGTGTGGAGGTAGAGCCTGTGCTCGACTTCTTGCGTCATATCGCGGCAGATACCCCGAGGCTTGACGTGATGATTGAGGCGAAACGCAAGGATGAGGCTCTTGTGCAACTGATGCAGAAGCTGGCATTCTATCACGAAGAGGGTGTGGAGTGGGTGGACGAGTCTACCGTCATCATTCATCCGTAGTGCCAAAAGGGGCCTGGGCAACGAGAAACTTTACGACCTGTGGGGCGTATACTTTTAACAAGTATTTCAACTTTTCGTAGATTGATATAGAAAGTAGAGTGAACGCTTTGAATGAGAAGGAAAAGACACCTTATGTCGTGACAAGCAAAAGCTATACTGCCGTTGCCATTAATGCAGCTTCCAAAGCTGGCGAATGGATCAAAAGCCGTCTTGGGACGGTAGCTGAACTTGGCACCAAATATTCACCCCAAGATCTGGTGACCGAAGTGGATAAAGGAGCGGAGCAGATGATCCGCCGCCTGATTCTCACGCATTTTCCCCACCATGCCATTCTGGGTGAAGAAGGCGTCGAACCGGGACCGGAAGCTTCGGCAAAAGCACTGAAAGAGGCCGAGGAAGAAGAGTTCCTGTGGATTGTTGATCCTGTGGATGGAACGACGAACTTTGTACACGGATTCCCGTTTTATTCGGTGTCCATTGCATTGGCTCACAATGGTGAAGTCATTGTCGGCGTGATCTACGACCCTTCCCGTGATGAAATGTTTGTTGCGGAAAAGGGGAAAGGAGCATATGTTCACGGAAACCGGATGCTTGTATCTGGTGAACAAAAACTGGCTCAGAGCCTGATTGCGGTTGGTTTTCCGGCAGACACAACCTTTGCGTTGCCACTGAATATGGCCGCTGTACAGGCGCTTGCTCCGCAAGTTCGTAACTTGCGTGCAGGCGGATCTGCCGCCCTTCATCTGGCGTATGTTGCCGCAGGACGTCTAAGCGCCTACACCGAGGTTGGCCTGAAACCGTGGGATATAGCCGCAGGTGCGCTACTGGTTGAAGAATCCGGCGGCAAGGTGACAGATACTATCGGAACGCCTTATCAACTGTCTGTGAATCATGTCGTTGCCAGCAATGGTAAAATCCATGATGCATTAACAGGTGTGTTGAAGGAAGCAAAGGCTACTGGGTTAGAGTGAAATTGATTATAAGGAGCGAAAACAATGGATGAATCCAAAGAACTGGAACGACGGCTCAGTGATATGCTGACGGAAGGGGACATGGAAGAGTCCGGCGACACCGATCAGCGGGAACGCCAGCTGATTCCTCCCAAATATGAAGTGCGGATTCAGACGGAACGTGATCCAATCGTCGAGGAAACGTTAAAGTACCGGAAGATGGCACGCGAAGTGGACGATCGTTATGATCGGTATCTGGAGCGAGCTACCGGGAACAAACCGGCGAGCGACACGGATCAATCGAATTCGGAAGACTCGAATAAGCCGCAATCTTAATTAATCACTGAACGTCATATCTGAACTTAGTCAATAACAGGCTCCCCATCAGGGAGTCTGTTATTTCATGTGTGTTCTCAGCAGAGAGGACAACGACTACTTTAAAATGATAGAATAGAGTAACACGAACTGATATCATTGGAATGACCGATGTACTATATATTAGGGAGGTAGTTCAAAAAGTCCGCTTTTGATTACCAAGGATGCCTATGAGGCATCATCAGCATCGAATATGGAATTCAGCCGAAATAAGCGGGAGGCTTACGAAGTATGTTTCCAAAGGAAACATTTTGGTTGCTCACGTAGTTTTCCTACGCTCCGCTACTCCATTTCTAGCTTCATCCCATCTTCTCGGTACTGAAAACCGACCTTTTTGAACACGTATATTAGTGTAAATTATTATAGATTCACGAAAAGGAGTGTTACCCCGAATGAAGCGTAAACGTATATGGGAAAATACAGCTGCAGGTTTAACAGCCAGCATGCTGGCAGGGATGCTGCTCTTCACATCGTCTGCATTGCCTGCACATGCTGCAGACGCCAAAACAGGCGTATTGCCGGCGGGTACAAACGAGGCATCACTGACTGCCAAGAAAGATGCAGTAGCCGTAACGAAGGAGTTCCGAATCGTTACCTTGGGAGACTCCATAACCGTAGGTTATGAGCCCAACACAAAAGAGCTGCCTTATGGTTATGTAGAACGTCTGCAAGAGCAGGGTTTGCTTCATGGACGTACAAAGGTGGACAACTACGGGATTGCAGGATTAAAAACCAGTGGCTTGAAAAACTTCACTACTGCAATTAAGGATGGCAAAACGCTGACTTCTGAAGCCATTCAACCAAGTCTTCCCGATCCAAGAGCGGGACAGATTGGAGCCAATACAGCTGCTATTCGCGAGAGTATAGCACAGGCGAACTTGATTGCAATTACCATCGGGGGAAATGATGTATCGGAGTTGCTCGGTACAGCAGACAAACTGAGTGATCAGGAACTACAAGAGAAAGTAAAAGAATTGCTCGCCACATATACAGCCAATGTTAGTGCAACGATTAATGATATCCATGAGATTAACCCGACAGCTAAAATTGTCATTGCTGATCAGTATCAACCGATGCCAGAAGTAGCAGGCAAGGCATTGTACGCTAAACTCATGGAGGCATCCCAAGGCTTCACACAAACCATTGATGGTATCGCAGCACAATTCACTGCTCAGGGTACCGATGTCAAAGTGGCACACGTGGCTAGAGAATTTGTTGGCGGCGAAGGCACCATGACACATATGATCAAAAATCGTGATTTCCACCCGAATCAATTCGGATATGCAGCCATTGCCGAAGTATTTGCCAAAACGATCTGGGGCGACTACACCAAGCTGACTGCACCTGCGACAGGTGAGCCGATGAACATTATTGTGAGTGGCAAAACATTGAATACACCGTACAAACCGATTATCCGTAACGGCAAAAACTTTGTGGCAATCCAAGACATCGTGAACGCTGTCGGTGCTACTACGGTTTGGGATAACAAGACTTCAACTGCAACTATTACATACGGAGACCGGAAGGTTGCCGTGAAAATTGGTGCCAATGCTGTGCAGGTCAACGGAGCATCCGTTACCGTGGATACACCTGCATTCCTGAACAAGGTAGGCAAAGAGTCCAAAACATATGTACCCCTTGCCATGGTAGCTGAAGGCCTTGGCTTTGACGTGCAATATGTAGCGAAGCTGAAAACCGTGTTTGTTAATCCGTAATATGCATTTCGTGTTCTAACATAGCATGTTATTTAATAGCCAGAATTCCTTGATCCGTTCAAGGCGTTCTGGCTGTTTTACGTTCTATGAGAGTTCCTTACATAGGTGTATACCTTCTCTAGTGACCTAAAATGTTGCATAAATATATCTTGTCAGATGACCATGGATGTGTAAATATGAAAATAACTGACAATAAAATAACTAACCCATAGCACGACAGCACCCTTCGCAAGCCAAAGGAGCGCTTAGGATGAGTAAAATTAAGAACGCTTTCACAACACTGCCAATTCATCACAAAACGATTCTTCTCATCGGACTTTTGATGTTAATCAGCTTTACGTTTTATGCATCCGTACTCC from Paenibacillus sp. FSL R5-0341 harbors:
- a CDS encoding inositol monophosphatase family protein encodes the protein MNALNEKEKTPYVVTSKSYTAVAINAASKAGEWIKSRLGTVAELGTKYSPQDLVTEVDKGAEQMIRRLILTHFPHHAILGEEGVEPGPEASAKALKEAEEEEFLWIVDPVDGTTNFVHGFPFYSVSIALAHNGEVIVGVIYDPSRDEMFVAEKGKGAYVHGNRMLVSGEQKLAQSLIAVGFPADTTFALPLNMAAVQALAPQVRNLRAGGSAALHLAYVAAGRLSAYTEVGLKPWDIAAGALLVEESGGKVTDTIGTPYQLSVNHVVASNGKIHDALTGVLKEAKATGLE
- a CDS encoding stalk domain-containing protein, which codes for MKRKRIWENTAAGLTASMLAGMLLFTSSALPAHAADAKTGVLPAGTNEASLTAKKDAVAVTKEFRIVTLGDSITVGYEPNTKELPYGYVERLQEQGLLHGRTKVDNYGIAGLKTSGLKNFTTAIKDGKTLTSEAIQPSLPDPRAGQIGANTAAIRESIAQANLIAITIGGNDVSELLGTADKLSDQELQEKVKELLATYTANVSATINDIHEINPTAKIVIADQYQPMPEVAGKALYAKLMEASQGFTQTIDGIAAQFTAQGTDVKVAHVAREFVGGEGTMTHMIKNRDFHPNQFGYAAIAEVFAKTIWGDYTKLTAPATGEPMNIIVSGKTLNTPYKPIIRNGKNFVAIQDIVNAVGATTVWDNKTSTATITYGDRKVAVKIGANAVQVNGASVTVDTPAFLNKVGKESKTYVPLAMVAEGLGFDVQYVAKLKTVFVNP